A segment of the Candidatus Poribacteria bacterium genome:
CCGGTATAGGTTTCGACGGAGGCGGGGAAGAATGGTCCATCGGTGCCGCCACCTTCCTCGTACATACTGGTCGGCGGAGAGAGCGGGTTTTTCACGAGATAGTCCGGGTTGGGTCGATAGTGTTGGATCAGCCTTGCTCCAACAGGGAACAGCAGGCTGATGAGGAGAACGATTCCGGTGATTTGCGCCGCCCTACGTGAAAACTCGGTCTCCGCGTGCCGTGCCAAAATCAGCAGATGTCCGACAAATAGGATCGCGCCGAGTGTCACTGCCACGATATGGAGGACGAGTAACCAACGGTTGGGGGTTGTGGCACCGACAAACATCAGGTACACGCCGGAAATTGCCCCAATTCCCAGAGAAACGACTCCGCCTTTGCCGATGATTGACATGCCATCGAAACGCTTGCACACATAGACGATAAACGGGACGATCAACCCAACACCGAGGACGATGTGGATCAGGACGTTGCCGATGTAAAATAGGGTCGGCTCCCCGAAGCTGATCAGGTACGCGCTGTTGATCAGCAAGATCAGGAAACCAAGAAGTAGGAATTTTGTCCAAAGTCGCATGGCTGGGGCTTCCTCTTGACTACAGTTTTGAGTTTGACAAGTGTTTTGGATCCTAATTTTATCAGGTTTTTCGGGCGGTTTCAACTGGAAAGTTTTTGCGGAAGGATAAGCTATGGAGAAAGCGGTGGTCAATCGGCAAGATCCGGATTTACTTGATGAATGCGATTTCAGTAAAGGGGTTCAGGGCAAATATGCCCAGAGATACCGGGAAGGCACAAATATTGTTAGACTTGATGATGATGTTGCCAAAATATTCCCTGATGCTGAATCGGTGAATACTGCCTTGAGAGCATTGGGAAAAATTATTGACCAGCACCAACAAAAGGCATAATAAACTGTTATGGACACTAAACTTATACAATCCCATCCATCAATCATGATGGGTAAGCCTGTCGTTGCAGGTACGCGCATCACGGTTGAATTGATTCTGGAAAAACTCGCTGCAGGGGAAACGGTTGAACAACTCCTTGAAGCACATCCGCGTTTGACCAAGAAAGGGATTCAAGCAGCATTTAGCTTCGCCACAGAGGCGTTGCGTGCCGATGTCATTTATCCAATTGCCGAGCAAGTGGTGTGAATTCACCGCCTATGTCGAAAAAAACAACAAAGAATCAAGCCATGGTGTGTGATATTTGTGGAAAATCGGGGGCGCGTCAACGTTACATTTCGCGGAACTACGGGGAAGGAGAATCTCTGCTTGTCATTGAAGGTGTGCCCGTGATAAGCTGCCCTCATTGTGGTGAGAGCTATCTGACAGCACATACACTACATGAAATTGAGCGCATTAAACGCCAGCGAGAAGGGGTTGCGACTAAACGTCCCGTAGCGGTCGCTGCTTT
Coding sequences within it:
- a CDS encoding DUF433 domain-containing protein — protein: MDTKLIQSHPSIMMGKPVVAGTRITVELILEKLAAGETVEQLLEAHPRLTKKGIQAAFSFATEALRADVIYPIAEQVV
- a CDS encoding type II toxin-antitoxin system MqsA family antitoxin — encoded protein: MVCDICGKSGARQRYISRNYGEGESLLVIEGVPVISCPHCGESYLTAHTLHEIERIKRQREGVATKRPVAVAAFA